In one Verrucomicrobiales bacterium genomic region, the following are encoded:
- the mpl gene encoding UDP-N-acetylmuramate:L-alanyl-gamma-D-glutamyl-meso-diaminopimelate ligase encodes MLSTIRSVHFVGICGTAMASTAAAMQERGYQVSGSDSNVYPPMSTFLSERKIQVFSGYSESHLSHRPDLVVIGNAIGRGNPEAEAVLEQKMRYCSLPELLKEFFIRGKRCLVVAGTHGKTTTTSLLTWVFEHSGLRPSYLIGGIPNNLSQGARFTDSEWFIIEGDEYDTAFFDKRSKFVHYLPEVAIINNVELDHADIFENVAAVQTSFKRLIVLVPRNGLVLANGDDPNLAPLLDIKHAPVRRYGLGEGNDFRATALDLSPAGSSFSVGSSRFRIPLVGELNVRNALAVAACALHCGLTDAQIQAAFDTFQGVKRRMEVRGVRNGVTVIDDFAHHPTAIRETLKALKVRFPAQPIWSIFEPRTNSTRRNVFQEDLVTSFDDADHVVVAAIANPELIPADLRLDPEKLTRQLKARGKDASFLPGVDAIVDHLGTTARSGEVVCVFTNGGFGNIHQRLLDRFALTP; translated from the coding sequence ATGCTTTCAACTATTCGCTCGGTTCATTTCGTCGGGATCTGCGGCACCGCAATGGCTTCAACGGCCGCTGCGATGCAGGAGCGCGGATATCAAGTCTCCGGCTCGGATTCGAATGTCTATCCGCCGATGTCCACCTTCCTCTCGGAGAGGAAGATTCAGGTTTTCTCCGGTTACTCTGAAAGCCACCTTTCGCATCGTCCGGACCTGGTGGTCATCGGCAACGCGATCGGACGTGGCAATCCCGAGGCTGAGGCGGTCCTCGAGCAGAAGATGCGGTATTGCTCGCTTCCGGAGCTGCTCAAAGAGTTTTTCATCCGTGGCAAGCGGTGTCTGGTCGTGGCGGGCACGCACGGCAAGACCACCACCACGTCCTTATTGACCTGGGTTTTCGAGCACAGCGGGCTGCGACCGAGTTATCTCATCGGCGGCATTCCCAACAATCTTTCGCAAGGCGCTCGGTTCACCGACAGCGAGTGGTTTATCATCGAAGGCGACGAGTATGACACGGCTTTCTTCGACAAACGGAGCAAGTTTGTTCACTACCTGCCCGAGGTTGCCATCATCAACAACGTCGAACTGGATCATGCGGACATCTTTGAGAATGTCGCCGCGGTCCAGACTTCGTTTAAACGGCTGATCGTGCTGGTCCCACGGAATGGCCTCGTTCTGGCGAACGGAGACGACCCCAATCTTGCTCCCCTTTTGGATATCAAGCACGCCCCCGTGCGCCGCTACGGCCTTGGAGAAGGAAATGATTTCCGTGCTACCGCCCTCGACCTCTCCCCAGCCGGATCTTCGTTTTCCGTCGGATCCTCCCGCTTCAGAATCCCCCTGGTGGGCGAACTCAACGTCCGCAATGCGCTGGCCGTGGCAGCGTGCGCGCTGCACTGCGGCCTTACCGACGCTCAGATCCAAGCCGCTTTTGATACCTTCCAAGGGGTAAAGCGGCGCATGGAAGTGCGCGGAGTTCGAAATGGCGTGACGGTGATCGATGATTTTGCCCATCACCCGACGGCCATCCGTGAGACCCTCAAAGCGCTCAAGGTGCGCTTTCCGGCTCAGCCCATCTGGTCCATTTTTGAGCCTCGAACGAACAGCACCCGGCGCAACGTCTTCCAGGAGGACCTCGTCACGTCGTTCGATGATGCCGATCACGTCGTAGTTGCCGCCATCGCCAATCCGGAGCTTATCCCGGCCGATCTGCGGCTTGACCCCGAGAAGCTCACTCGACAGCTGAAAGCCAGGGGCAAGGATGCCTCCTTTTTACCCGGGGTCGATGCCATCGTCGATCATTTGGGGACCACCGCCCGCTCCGGAGAGGTCGTCTGTGTGTTCACCAATGGTGGGTTTGGAAACATCCATCAGCGACTTCTCGATCGCTTCGCTTTAACACCCTAA
- a CDS encoding ferrous iron transport protein A produces the protein MPEAPLPLSSMTAGATGTVVELRLPPESRGRLLEMGLLVGTAIELVRFAPLGDPVEIKIRGYHLSLRRHEAELILVRPK, from the coding sequence ATGCCTGAGGCTCCCCTTCCTTTAAGCAGCATGACTGCCGGCGCCACCGGCACCGTTGTCGAGCTTCGTCTGCCTCCTGAAAGCCGCGGTCGGCTGCTCGAGATGGGCTTGCTGGTCGGTACCGCCATCGAACTTGTGCGTTTCGCACCGCTGGGGGATCCAGTGGAAATTAAAATCCGAGGTTATCACCTGTCGCTGCGTCGTCACGAGGCGGAGCTGATTCTGGTCCGGCCTAAATAG
- the feoB gene encoding ferrous iron transport protein B, translating to MSTPESSPPSPPVLKGPSYVVLTGNPNCGKTTLFNALTGLRARVGNYAGVTVERKEGSLQHSKTLIQILDLPGTYSLSPASLDEQVARDILFHRLPEVPPPALVVVVVDASNLQRNLYLATQVIELGYPTLVALNMVDVAETAGHSIDATQLSKALGVPVLPLVATSGQGLDELRRHIEGQVSTPAPPSAPRLFCELSESFGKECQHIAKLLELSFPQSRYHALAEALLLLGDERILTALPVRYPESLVGEVRSARLRLEALGVDWRSAAIEARYARVSAIEEMVTTVTQIEGESTTDRLDRILTHRVWGILIFLLIMGAMFQTIFSFAELPMSWVEAGVDWLGDKVSHLMPPGPLNELIQLGVFKGAGAVVVFLPQICLLFFFIGLLEDTGYMSRAAFLMDRLMSKVGLHGKSFIPMLSSFACAIPGIMATRTIESPKDRLVTILVAPLMSCSARLPVYTLLIAACIPNLTLFGFLKLPGLVMLGMYLLGIVVALFMAWLFKKTLLKGPTPMLILELPPYKCPLLKVVARHMWDRARLFLQRAGTVILGINVLLWFLATYPKSSQTEQSFADRRAALVQLPTGSPAEQEARALELKVLHDQESGERLRNSFAGRMGRAIEPLIKPLGFDWKIGIGIVASFAAREVFVSTMSLVYNVGEEADESEGMQTLAATLQEQKTPEGQALYRPRVALTLMVFYVFALQCVSTVVVVRRETNSWKWPLFQWLYMGALAWVLAFATYHLCPLFGLT from the coding sequence ATGTCGACGCCGGAGTCATCTCCCCCATCCCCCCCCGTCTTGAAGGGCCCCTCCTATGTGGTCCTGACAGGGAACCCCAATTGCGGTAAGACCACCCTTTTTAATGCCCTCACGGGCTTGAGGGCTCGAGTGGGCAACTACGCCGGTGTGACCGTGGAGCGCAAGGAGGGTTCCTTGCAGCATTCGAAAACGCTCATCCAGATTCTCGACCTTCCGGGTACTTACAGTCTGAGTCCCGCTTCCCTGGACGAGCAGGTAGCCCGCGATATCCTGTTCCATCGCTTGCCCGAGGTGCCTCCCCCTGCCCTGGTGGTCGTGGTCGTGGATGCCTCCAACCTCCAACGGAATCTCTATCTGGCCACCCAAGTCATCGAGCTGGGTTACCCTACTCTGGTGGCGCTGAACATGGTGGATGTGGCGGAAACCGCCGGACATTCCATCGATGCGACCCAACTGTCCAAGGCCCTGGGCGTGCCGGTCCTGCCCCTGGTGGCCACTTCCGGCCAAGGGCTCGATGAACTGCGACGACACATCGAAGGGCAGGTGAGCACCCCCGCCCCGCCCTCTGCCCCCCGTCTGTTCTGCGAGCTTTCGGAGAGCTTTGGGAAGGAATGCCAGCACATCGCCAAGCTGCTCGAGTTGAGCTTTCCTCAGTCCCGCTATCACGCACTGGCCGAGGCTCTGCTGCTGCTGGGCGATGAACGCATTCTAACCGCCCTCCCCGTTCGCTATCCCGAGTCCCTGGTCGGCGAGGTTCGATCGGCGCGGCTGCGGCTCGAAGCGCTAGGGGTTGATTGGCGCAGCGCCGCGATCGAGGCGCGCTACGCCCGCGTTTCTGCCATCGAGGAAATGGTCACGACAGTGACTCAGATCGAGGGCGAGAGCACTACCGATCGATTGGATCGCATTCTGACACATCGAGTTTGGGGCATCCTCATCTTCCTGCTGATCATGGGAGCGATGTTTCAAACCATCTTCTCGTTCGCTGAACTGCCGATGAGCTGGGTCGAAGCCGGGGTAGATTGGCTCGGCGATAAAGTCTCTCACCTCATGCCGCCTGGCCCCTTGAACGAGCTGATCCAGCTGGGCGTGTTTAAGGGGGCGGGTGCCGTGGTGGTCTTCCTCCCCCAGATCTGCCTGCTGTTTTTCTTCATCGGTCTGCTGGAGGACACCGGCTACATGAGCCGAGCGGCCTTCCTGATGGACCGTCTCATGAGCAAGGTCGGCCTACATGGCAAGAGCTTCATCCCCATGCTCAGTTCGTTCGCCTGCGCCATCCCGGGAATCATGGCCACCCGAACGATCGAGAGTCCTAAAGACCGGCTGGTGACTATTCTGGTGGCCCCCTTGATGAGCTGCTCGGCCCGACTTCCGGTCTACACTCTGCTCATCGCCGCCTGCATTCCCAATCTCACGCTGTTTGGCTTTCTGAAGCTGCCCGGACTGGTGATGCTGGGTATGTATCTCCTGGGAATCGTCGTCGCACTGTTCATGGCCTGGCTGTTCAAAAAAACGCTGCTCAAAGGGCCTACTCCCATGTTGATCCTGGAGCTCCCTCCATACAAATGTCCGCTGCTGAAAGTGGTCGCCCGCCACATGTGGGACCGGGCGCGGTTGTTTCTGCAACGAGCCGGCACCGTCATCCTGGGGATCAATGTGCTGCTGTGGTTTCTGGCGACGTATCCCAAGAGTAGTCAAACCGAGCAGAGCTTCGCCGACCGGCGCGCTGCGCTGGTGCAGCTGCCGACCGGCAGCCCAGCCGAGCAGGAGGCAAGGGCGCTGGAGCTGAAGGTACTGCATGATCAGGAGTCGGGAGAACGACTGCGCAACAGTTTCGCCGGCCGGATGGGGCGAGCCATCGAACCATTAATCAAACCGCTGGGTTTTGACTGGAAAATCGGCATCGGGATCGTGGCATCGTTCGCCGCTCGGGAAGTGTTCGTCAGCACCATGTCCCTGGTCTACAACGTGGGTGAGGAAGCGGATGAATCGGAGGGCATGCAGACTCTCGCCGCCACGCTGCAAGAGCAGAAAACCCCCGAGGGCCAGGCCCTTTATCGGCCACGGGTGGCGTTAACCCTGATGGTCTTCTATGTCTTCGCCCTCCAGTGCGTCAGCACGGTCGTCGTCGTCCGACGCGAAACAAACTCCTGGAAATGGCCCCTGTTTCAGTGGTTATATATGGGTGCTTTGGCCTGGGTGCTGGCCTTCGCGACGTATCATCTCTGCCCGCTGTTCGGATTGACCTGA
- the glgA gene encoding glycogen synthase GlgA: MSSRKRAQSARKTSSPTVSPSATPPGLRLLIGCSEVHPYSKTGGLADMVSALAKTMARRGHRVGVVTPLYRGLLEKLQGLQRLDYFMRLPMGPTDWVEASVHVLEPEPGLTIYFINQPIYYDRGGLYSEAGRDYPDNAQRFFFLAKAVVHLARYLPWQPEIVHVHDWQVGIVPALIRHQAEREGWHNPPRSILSIHNLAYQGVFGPEAFPWANLPREYFTPSSLEFYGTVNCLKAAIVGSDLLTTVSPRYAREITTAEYGCGLDPLLRHRQSILSGILNGVDYEEWQTEKNPHLPAVYSARDLAGKETCKVELQKQMRLPVDPTVPLFGSVTRLADQKGVDIQLGALEEMLASGMQFVLLGSGAADLERAYRELAARYPTKVAVQIGYNHALSHRIEAAADFFLMPSLFEPCGLNQMYSLRYGTIPIVRVTGGLDDSVIDITEDPKHADGIKFHEYSSRALAKAIRKALALYQQPRLLNWYRKHAMAADFSWDRTASQYEAAYRSLKA, from the coding sequence ATGAGCTCCCGGAAACGGGCCCAATCAGCCCGGAAAACGAGCTCACCGACGGTTTCGCCCTCAGCGACTCCTCCGGGGCTCCGCTTGCTGATCGGCTGCAGCGAAGTGCATCCTTACAGCAAAACCGGAGGCCTGGCGGACATGGTCTCCGCTCTGGCCAAGACCATGGCGCGGCGAGGACACCGCGTCGGTGTGGTCACACCTCTGTACCGTGGACTGCTGGAGAAACTCCAGGGACTTCAGCGATTAGACTACTTCATGCGATTGCCCATGGGGCCGACCGACTGGGTTGAAGCTTCTGTCCACGTGCTGGAGCCGGAGCCAGGGTTGACGATTTACTTCATCAACCAGCCCATCTACTATGATCGTGGCGGGTTGTATTCCGAAGCGGGTCGAGACTACCCGGACAACGCCCAACGCTTTTTCTTCCTCGCCAAGGCCGTGGTGCATCTGGCGCGCTATCTGCCATGGCAGCCTGAGATCGTTCATGTTCACGACTGGCAGGTCGGTATCGTGCCCGCGCTCATTCGCCACCAAGCCGAGCGTGAGGGATGGCACAATCCACCGCGCTCCATCTTGTCCATCCATAACCTGGCATACCAGGGTGTATTCGGCCCGGAGGCCTTTCCCTGGGCGAATCTGCCTCGCGAATATTTTACCCCCAGCAGTCTGGAATTCTACGGAACCGTGAACTGCCTCAAGGCCGCGATTGTAGGATCCGACCTGCTCACCACGGTCAGCCCACGCTACGCGCGCGAGATCACCACGGCGGAGTACGGCTGCGGCCTGGATCCTTTGCTGCGCCACCGGCAATCGATCCTCAGTGGCATTTTGAACGGCGTCGACTACGAGGAATGGCAAACGGAAAAAAATCCGCATCTGCCGGCCGTCTATTCGGCCAGGGATCTGGCGGGTAAAGAGACCTGCAAGGTCGAGTTGCAAAAGCAAATGCGCTTGCCGGTGGATCCAACCGTGCCGCTCTTTGGCAGCGTCACGCGTCTGGCTGATCAAAAAGGCGTCGATATCCAGTTGGGCGCACTGGAGGAAATGCTCGCCTCCGGAATGCAATTTGTCTTGTTGGGATCCGGGGCCGCCGACCTCGAGCGCGCCTACCGAGAGCTCGCCGCCCGGTATCCCACCAAAGTCGCCGTTCAAATTGGCTATAACCACGCGCTCTCTCATCGAATCGAAGCCGCGGCGGATTTCTTCCTGATGCCGTCGCTGTTCGAACCGTGTGGATTGAACCAGATGTACAGCCTCCGTTACGGGACAATTCCCATCGTTCGTGTGACCGGCGGATTGGATGACTCGGTTATCGATATTACCGAGGATCCCAAACACGCCGATGGCATCAAATTCCACGAGTACAGCTCCCGGGCCTTGGCAAAGGCGATCCGGAAAGCGCTAGCGCTCTACCAGCAGCCGCGGTTGCTGAACTGGTACCGCAAGCACGCCATGGCCGCCGATTTCTCCTGGGACCGAACCGCCAGCCAATACGAAGCGGCCTACCGATCGTTAAAAGCTTAA
- the serS gene encoding serine--tRNA ligase, which translates to MLDIKLIRDQADMVRQRLATRGAGDEAKIDEVLKLDEQRRKLLVEVEELKAARNRVSKEIGILMGKKELAAAEAKKSETRTIGDQITVLDKQVAEVEQAREDILLRLPNLPHTSVALGKSAEDNPEMRTFGAKAQFDFKPKDHIQLCQSLKLVDFERGAKLSGSGFLLYTGWGARLERALIQFLLDLHVREHHYTEVSPPFIINRECMVGVGQFPKFEDQAYAVQEGKDASTMGKLYLLPTAEAPVANIHRDETLNESQLPIQYVAYSPCFRAEAGAAGLGTRGMIRVHQFDKVELIKVVKPEHGYEELEKMVANAEKVLQLLGLHYRVIMLCTGDMGFASAKTYDIEVWAPGQGTYLEVSSCSNCEDFQCRRMNLKFKTAAGDKIAPHLLNGSGTALARLFVALLETHQQADGSIRIPEPLRPYLQTERIVP; encoded by the coding sequence GTGCTTGATATTAAATTAATTCGAGACCAGGCGGACATGGTGCGTCAGCGGTTGGCGACGCGTGGGGCAGGGGACGAAGCGAAGATTGATGAGGTCCTGAAATTGGATGAGCAGCGCCGCAAGCTGCTGGTCGAGGTGGAGGAGTTGAAGGCCGCCCGAAATCGAGTGTCCAAGGAGATTGGCATTTTGATGGGCAAGAAGGAACTCGCGGCCGCCGAAGCCAAGAAGTCTGAGACGAGGACTATCGGCGACCAGATCACAGTGCTCGACAAACAAGTGGCCGAGGTGGAGCAGGCGCGCGAGGATATCCTGCTGCGACTCCCGAACCTCCCGCACACGAGCGTCGCGCTCGGGAAGTCGGCCGAGGACAATCCGGAGATGCGCACCTTCGGAGCCAAGGCGCAATTCGACTTTAAGCCCAAGGACCACATTCAGCTCTGCCAAAGCCTCAAGTTGGTGGATTTTGAACGTGGTGCAAAACTTTCTGGCAGCGGCTTTCTGCTCTACACCGGGTGGGGTGCGCGCTTGGAGCGAGCCCTCATTCAATTTCTCCTCGACCTCCATGTGCGGGAGCATCACTACACGGAAGTGTCGCCGCCGTTTATCATCAATCGCGAATGCATGGTTGGGGTGGGCCAATTCCCGAAGTTCGAGGATCAGGCCTATGCCGTTCAAGAAGGCAAGGACGCTTCCACCATGGGCAAGCTCTACCTGCTGCCCACCGCTGAGGCTCCGGTGGCGAATATCCATCGTGATGAGACTCTGAACGAATCCCAGCTCCCCATCCAATACGTCGCCTACAGCCCTTGTTTCCGCGCCGAGGCCGGCGCCGCAGGGCTCGGTACTCGCGGGATGATCCGTGTCCATCAGTTTGACAAGGTGGAACTCATCAAGGTGGTCAAGCCCGAGCACGGCTATGAGGAATTAGAGAAGATGGTGGCCAACGCCGAAAAAGTCCTCCAACTCCTGGGACTGCATTATCGGGTGATCATGCTCTGCACCGGCGACATGGGTTTTGCGAGTGCAAAGACGTATGACATCGAGGTTTGGGCCCCAGGGCAGGGGACCTACCTCGAGGTGAGCAGCTGCTCCAACTGTGAGGATTTCCAGTGCCGCCGCATGAACTTGAAGTTCAAGACCGCCGCTGGCGACAAAATCGCGCCCCATCTGCTCAACGGAAGCGGAACTGCTTTGGCTCGGCTCTTCGTCGCGCTCTTGGAAACGCATCAGCAGGCCGACGGCTCGATTCGGATACCGGAGCCACTGCGGCCGTATCTGCAGACGGAGCGCATCGTGCCATGA
- a CDS encoding DUF1080 domain-containing protein encodes MPRRLLLALVIWSLISPQSSFSADTANDSRDPASAWIELFNGKDLDGWIQRGGKARYRVENGCIVGTSVTNTGNSFLCTRRDFTNFVLELDFRVATGVNSGVQVRSHCFTNATELNWKGRQIRVPAGRVHGLQAEIDTSARAWTAGLYDEGRRGWLNDLKENEAARKAFKAGEWNQLRVQCDGSRVRTWLNGVSAADLQDDLSPAGFIGLQVHSVGKNGTPGHEISFKNIRLREL; translated from the coding sequence ATGCCACGCCGACTCTTGCTCGCCCTTGTGATTTGGAGCCTCATTTCCCCTCAGAGTTCATTCAGTGCGGACACCGCAAACGACTCCCGGGATCCCGCGTCGGCCTGGATCGAGCTCTTTAATGGCAAAGACCTTGATGGCTGGATCCAGCGCGGAGGCAAAGCCCGGTATCGGGTAGAGAATGGTTGCATTGTGGGTACCTCGGTTACCAATACGGGAAACTCGTTCTTATGCACCCGCCGTGATTTCACGAATTTTGTGCTGGAACTGGACTTTCGAGTGGCCACCGGCGTGAACTCGGGCGTTCAAGTGCGCAGCCATTGCTTCACGAACGCCACTGAACTGAATTGGAAGGGACGTCAGATTCGTGTCCCCGCGGGCCGCGTTCATGGTCTGCAAGCCGAGATCGACACCTCCGCCCGGGCTTGGACAGCGGGCTTGTATGATGAGGGGCGTCGCGGGTGGCTCAACGATCTCAAGGAAAACGAGGCTGCCCGCAAAGCCTTCAAGGCCGGAGAGTGGAACCAGCTTCGCGTTCAGTGTGATGGCTCCCGGGTTCGCACCTGGCTCAACGGCGTGTCCGCCGCAGATCTCCAGGATGATCTTTCCCCCGCTGGTTTTATTGGGCTTCAGGTGCATAGCGTGGGAAAAAATGGCACTCCAGGGCACGAAATTTCCTTCAAGAATATCCGACTACGGGAGCTTTAG
- the lepA gene encoding elongation factor 4 gives MDVAHIRNFSIIAHIDHGKTTLSDRLLQHTGTVADRNIEEQHLDSMDLERERGITIKAHPVTMYYKAKNGETYELNLIDTPGHVDFAYEVSRSLSACEGALLIVDAAQGVEAQTVANVHLAMKQNLEIIPVINKIDLPHANVDQAKVQLEEILAIPGDSAILASAKQGIGIEDILEAIVKRVPPPKPTGAPSLQALVFDSYFDTYKGVVSHVRVFNGELRPGLHVKLLHSGRSVEIKEVGSFNPKPYVREKLEVGETGYITANIKSPKDVKMGDTLTDTRIPSPTLPGFQEIHPMVFSGIYPINTADYEHLKVNLSKLQLNDSAFVYSSESSVALGFGFRCGFLGLLHMEIVQERLRREYDMHIIATYPSVIYRVTFTDGTLKDIDNPAFMPEPNYIFSIEEPMVKAFVICPNEYIGDMMSLVSEKRGTCDHTETLDIRRVMITCKIPLNEILIDFHDRIKSITRGYGSMDYEYAGYRESDMVKLDMLVNAEVVDAFSCIVHREKAESRGRILAAKLKEVIPKQQYQVAIQAAIGGKIIARESISAMRKDVTAKCYGGDITRKRKLLEKQKEGKKRMKSIGSVNIPQEAFIEVLKA, from the coding sequence ATGGACGTCGCACACATAAGAAATTTTAGCATCATCGCTCATATCGATCACGGGAAGACTACGCTTTCCGATCGATTGCTCCAGCACACGGGCACGGTGGCGGATCGCAACATTGAGGAACAGCACCTGGACTCCATGGATTTGGAGCGCGAGAGGGGCATCACCATCAAGGCGCATCCGGTCACGATGTATTACAAGGCCAAGAATGGGGAGACCTATGAGCTGAACCTGATCGACACTCCGGGGCATGTGGATTTCGCCTACGAAGTGTCGCGCAGCCTGAGCGCATGCGAAGGCGCTTTGCTGATTGTCGATGCCGCCCAGGGGGTCGAAGCTCAAACAGTGGCCAACGTCCACCTGGCCATGAAGCAGAATCTGGAGATCATCCCGGTCATCAACAAGATTGATCTGCCTCATGCGAACGTCGATCAGGCGAAAGTGCAGCTCGAGGAAATTTTGGCCATCCCTGGCGACTCCGCGATCCTGGCCAGCGCCAAGCAAGGTATCGGGATCGAGGACATACTCGAGGCCATCGTTAAACGGGTGCCGCCGCCCAAGCCTACGGGCGCGCCGTCGCTGCAGGCCTTGGTGTTCGATTCCTATTTCGACACCTACAAAGGCGTCGTGTCGCATGTGCGCGTGTTCAACGGGGAGTTGCGCCCTGGGCTGCATGTGAAGCTGCTTCACTCAGGCCGCTCGGTGGAGATCAAGGAAGTGGGCAGCTTCAATCCGAAGCCTTATGTCCGCGAGAAGCTGGAAGTGGGTGAAACCGGCTATATCACGGCGAATATCAAGAGTCCCAAGGACGTGAAGATGGGCGATACCCTGACGGATACGCGAATTCCTTCGCCGACTCTGCCTGGGTTTCAAGAGATCCATCCGATGGTGTTCAGCGGTATCTATCCGATTAACACGGCCGACTACGAGCATCTCAAGGTCAACCTGTCTAAGCTTCAGCTCAACGACTCCGCCTTTGTGTACAGCTCGGAAAGTTCGGTGGCCCTGGGCTTTGGATTCCGCTGCGGGTTCCTGGGGCTCCTTCATATGGAGATTGTGCAGGAACGGCTCCGTCGGGAGTACGACATGCACATCATCGCCACGTATCCCAGCGTCATCTATCGGGTTACGTTCACGGATGGCACGCTGAAGGACATTGACAACCCCGCCTTCATGCCAGAGCCGAACTATATTTTCTCGATTGAGGAACCGATGGTTAAGGCCTTCGTGATTTGTCCGAATGAGTACATCGGCGACATGATGTCACTGGTTTCGGAGAAACGTGGCACCTGCGATCATACCGAGACGCTGGACATACGTCGCGTCATGATCACCTGCAAGATTCCGTTGAACGAGATCCTGATCGACTTCCACGATCGGATCAAGAGCATCACCCGGGGCTACGGATCGATGGATTATGAATATGCCGGCTATCGGGAGTCCGACATGGTGAAGCTCGATATGTTGGTTAACGCCGAGGTGGTCGACGCATTCTCGTGTATTGTACATCGCGAGAAGGCGGAGAGCAGGGGACGTATTCTGGCAGCGAAGCTCAAGGAAGTGATTCCGAAGCAGCAGTATCAGGTGGCCATCCAGGCGGCTATTGGAGGAAAGATCATCGCTCGGGAAAGTATCAGCGCCATGCGCAAAGACGTTACCGCCAAGTGCTACGGCGGTGACATCACGCGGAAGCGCAAACTGCTGGAAAAGCAGAAGGAAGGTAAGAAACGGATGAAGTCCATCGGCAGCGTCAATATTCCTCAAGAGGCCTTTATCGAGGTGCTTAAGGCCTAA
- the lepB gene encoding signal peptidase I → MKAFLNWFLSRTVRHARQMCGHADKLISAQRDLLTPSAISAVQQATKDLYDSTRGSIDRAVIEQKMTVLNDTAEKWLKRYPHASYRENVEVFLVAIAVAMGIRTFLLQPFKIPTGSMQPTLYGVTAENRPGDPTFVIPGTLKRWWDFISAGATYYHIVARNDGEFSLMDEQPSRFLLFNLRQRFKIGDEVYTVWFPPENLFPKHAQLGYGVTFRAGQDVLKMRAVSGDHLFVDRMTYNFRRPTRGDIVVFKTYGIKYRNMSEDQHYIKRLVALGGEKIQIGNDRHAVINGKRLDSSTPHFEKIYDESKWAEDGYMGHVNARFRPSLGIPLFPDGDSVLNVPEDHYFVMGDHTCDSSDSRYWGTFPKENVIGKSFFVYWPFGKRFGWWGHD, encoded by the coding sequence ATGAAAGCGTTTTTGAACTGGTTTCTATCTCGCACGGTCCGCCACGCCCGTCAAATGTGTGGACACGCCGACAAGCTGATCTCCGCTCAGCGCGATCTGCTAACGCCCTCGGCCATCAGTGCGGTGCAACAAGCTACCAAAGATCTCTACGATTCCACTCGCGGATCGATCGACCGCGCGGTGATAGAGCAGAAAATGACGGTGCTCAACGACACTGCGGAAAAGTGGCTTAAGCGCTATCCTCATGCTTCTTACCGGGAAAATGTTGAGGTCTTTCTCGTGGCGATTGCGGTGGCCATGGGAATCCGGACATTCCTACTCCAACCGTTCAAAATTCCGACCGGATCCATGCAGCCAACCCTGTATGGAGTCACGGCTGAGAATCGTCCCGGGGATCCCACCTTTGTGATTCCGGGCACCCTGAAGCGCTGGTGGGATTTCATCAGCGCCGGGGCGACCTACTATCACATCGTGGCCAGGAACGACGGCGAGTTCAGCTTGATGGACGAACAACCCTCGCGATTTTTGCTCTTTAATCTGCGGCAACGATTTAAGATCGGCGACGAGGTGTACACCGTTTGGTTCCCGCCAGAGAACCTGTTTCCCAAGCACGCCCAGTTGGGATATGGAGTCACGTTCAGGGCTGGTCAGGATGTTCTAAAAATGCGTGCGGTCAGCGGCGACCATCTTTTTGTGGATCGCATGACGTACAACTTTCGCCGGCCCACTCGGGGCGACATCGTCGTGTTCAAGACTTACGGCATCAAGTATCGCAACATGTCGGAGGATCAGCACTACATCAAACGCCTGGTCGCGTTGGGCGGCGAGAAGATTCAGATTGGCAATGATCGCCATGCGGTGATCAATGGAAAGCGATTGGATTCTTCCACGCCTCATTTCGAGAAAATCTACGATGAGTCCAAGTGGGCTGAGGACGGTTACATGGGCCACGTCAACGCGAGGTTTCGGCCCAGCTTGGGAATCCCGTTGTTCCCGGACGGAGATTCGGTGCTCAACGTTCCCGAAGACCACTACTTTGTCATGGGCGATCATACCTGTGACAGTTCCGACTCCCGCTACTGGGGCACGTTCCCGAAAGAAAATGTCATCGGTAAATCGTTCTTCGTCTACTGGCCGTTCGGCAAACGATTCGGTTGGTGGGGGCACGATTAG
- a CDS encoding ferrous iron transport protein A, with product MNQVKAGASVRVRQLCAPPDVNQRLREIGFAEQQQVRLVSTQQSVICMVCNARLAISQQLAETIMVEPLETGLPHKR from the coding sequence TTGAATCAGGTCAAAGCCGGTGCGTCCGTGCGGGTTCGCCAGTTGTGCGCACCTCCCGATGTCAACCAGCGGCTGCGCGAGATTGGCTTCGCGGAACAGCAGCAGGTACGGCTCGTGAGCACCCAGCAAAGCGTTATCTGCATGGTGTGCAATGCCCGCTTAGCGATCAGTCAGCAACTTGCAGAAACAATTATGGTGGAACCACTTGAGACTGGATTACCCCATAAACGCTAA